The nucleotide window caCCAGAAGATAACCCATGTTATTAATGAATTCATTCTTATGCATTTAGCTCCAGCATATTTTTTGACATAGTTAAATGTATTTATGTGAACAaatagaccccccccccaaaaaaaagaagggCTCTGCACAGGAGCTGTGGGCCATAAATTCTCCATGAAAATAAGTCTACCTTCAAAAATATAGAGATTTAAAGTATTTATACCTCACTTCTCCGCAAAGATTcgttcccagagcagcttacaatcaacacacacatacttttGCAGCAAGATTTTGCTAATGGCCTACTATTCTCAGCATAATATTAGACACTAATGTGATGTCATATTcatgaataggcaaaaaagcttgtggtttaagaatgtacctatagcccacagacatttctatcaaactttaaaaagcaggaaaattgggcagctatagtgaatgcaccaggagagcaggagacctgaccttctgtctgagatattggactgccctacaaagttgccaaaatgcaaacacaatttgggttgctctttcacagtccaatccacttcctgtgtagctagcaagaatttggtaacatgtgcctctgagcatatggtgagtggtggcaacacctgtcatctcaaaagatgaattatatttttgtttgtttgttggtgttcttactttgcttcttttctgtgttactaatttTTCTACAGAgtatctaaactagaaaattatttccctcattattcatcctagaaatctgtgtcaaatttatttttattaatttcaaagcctttttattggccaatgtcatatgatggtgaagacagccttttgtgtttcatactggaggttatgttctatttctattttgggtgcattaacagttgaatctgaaactgcattttgatataaaatcagactgagtacaatatgttgctacttcagcaatgattctagctgttggggggaaaaaacagtgcctgcaggaggaaggggacaaccattgtccagggaaggagagctgtttgctgatgctgcctgcttgcctgcctgcctgcctgcttgctgctgctgctgctgctcggctaccaccaccaccaccctctccctgttggacttctgcatggcaggtgtcacgccttgcaggaccaggaccaaggtactcagccagctgttgctgatttcttccacctgtcccttctctggaggggatacataagttggctggctgaggtgactttggagacccagtgcctgcaggaggaaggggaccaccactgtTCAGGGAAGGAGAgaagtttgctgctgctgccgtcacTGCCACCATGTGTATGAAAGCCTTCTTTGTGATGACCTTACTCTGACTAATTAAACAACCTTTCCTATTCTCTGTTTTTAAGCAGAGTAAAAAGCTTCATTCCCAACATTTTACCCTAAACAGCATTAGAAAGCCTGCAATTTGAGCTTACTGTTCTAAACAAAACTTTTCAGAATCCAGTACTAtgcaataagcaccccataaatcaggggcaTGAGAAAACAATTATGGATCCGGGGGAATGAggcatgccacactaagcctCCTTGCTACATCAAGATGTCTTGCGGAATTTGCCCCTACAAAGTTGTAATtacaaacatctagagggcatcacattggatgCCTCTGCATTAACCAACATCAGAAGCCAGATTTGAAGAAAACCAGCCTTCTATTTGAGGATTCTTAAGCAAATGTCAGAAATAAAGGAGAAATAGCTGAATATGACTAGAGAAAGGAAGGAAACAAGTTCCAGACTAGTTTTATTGTTGTATCATTACTGAGACCAACTTGAGAATAACATTCTTGAATCTTATCTGCGATAAGTTCTAGAGGTGTCTCTAGTAACTTTAGATTTTAATTAAACAAATACTACAGTGAAAATGTCTAAAATAACAAAGAACCTTGTAGTTAAATAGTTAAAAATGAGAAATCCCATACTACAACATAGACAGATATAGATAAGTTTACTTTTTAAGTCCAATATCAGCTGTGCATTTAATGTTTCCATACCTAACATTTACAAGAATGTAGATGCATTATGCAATAAGACCTTTTAAATTTTTGGGTATTATCCACACTGCATGTTGTATGTCCTTGTTTCTGAAGCTGTAAATGATGGGATTCAGAACTGGtggcaaaactgtatacaatacaGCAGAAACCAAGTCAACGGTGGGGGAGGAAAGTGATTTAGGTCGCAGGTATGAAAACAAAACTGTGaccaaaaataaagaaaagacaGTCAGGTGCGGAGTGCAGGTAGAGAAAGCTTTGTATCTGCCTTGAACTGATGGAATCCTCAGCACAACTGAGAAGATGTAGCCATAAGAAACAAAGATGAACCCAAAACAAAATGAGTTCACTGTGATCCCAATGACATAAGCCACAATTTCATTAGCTTTTGTATCACTGCAAGAAATCTTCTGTAACTGCGGCACATTACAGAAAAACTGCCCAATCACATTGGTTCCACAGAAGCTCAGTTTAAATGTCATAGTGGTTTCTAGGACTGCATGAATCACGGTGCTCATCCAGGAAACAGCTGCCATTTGGATGCATGCATACCAGTTCATGATTAGCCTATATTGTAGAGGATGGCAGATTGCTACGTAACGGTCATAAGCCATGACAGTGAGCACTGCAATCTCAGCACCAAGAAATGTGATAATTAAGAAAACCTGTGTGACACATCCAGCAAAAGAAATCAGTTTATTATTTGTCAGAGAAACGGCTATTGACTTGGgaacagtaaaagagatttggcAAATATCTATCACTGCTAGGTTAACCAAAAAGAAGTACATGGGGCTGTGAAGGTGGTGGTCTAGGGCCACAGCTGTGATGATGAGGACATTTCCCACTAAGGCTGTTATGTAAATGAAGAGGAACATCACGGAATGCAAAATCTGTACATCCTGCTCATCGGAGAATCCCATCAGAATGAACTCTGTCGGAGTAGATTGATTAGccatttaatttatttcaaatattctGTGGAGGgaacaatatactcattaatATAGGGCCTACATTTAGAGGAATCATGAATCTATGTTTATAACATCATGCTGTATATTTTGGAGTTTAGATAACTCATTTTTTCTTCCCATACATAATAAAAGATCAAGCAAAATTTAAGAGTTTGAGATAAAATAGGTGACATAATGTTGAGGAAAACAAATTATATGAAAAAGGAAAACTGATAGCTTCAAACGAAAAAATGCACTGTTTGATAACACATAGTAAAATATCATACAAAGGTAGGGAACCTCTTGCCCTGTGGTTGTTTTAAGATTCCAGTTCTCTTCAGTCCAAggccacatggccaatggtcatgataGCAGTAAGTGTACATCATTGTATGAAAGGTCTCAGATTCCCTATGTGTGCAGTAAATATCAATAATGCCTGTAAATATGAATCAACTAAGTATTAAGTTCAGGCACTATGTTCAACTACAACAGTTTATGACAAGTGTGGTGAATCTTTGGCCCTcttgatattgctgaactacagtccccatcatccttggccattgaccatgctgcctagtgctgatgagagttgtagttcaatatcaTGTGCCCACACCCAGTTTATAATAGGGATGGGAGAgtaatttgattcaattcatatttaaagccaaatctatcaaatttgcactttccaaaacaatatgagaaccaaaacacaactaacCATTGAAATTCCCACATatcctaattttgtgatgcagttctccaatcaaagcatgcttacaaaaatgtatatattaggggtaagtgtggataacaatgaatatatgagtgaaaataacatgcaaaaatacattatattaggaggaatttcttgcaaaaattagTACATTAGtttaaactgcatacaaaaatgtgaattgggagaaatttgtactcaaatgctgaataattttcatgagaatttaaaaacaatgacaaattgctgtagaaatgtgaactaaatttaagattttaaaaaattggaaactGAGAGCACaaaaaatgacagatccttccatcgttAGTTTATGAGAACTCActtggggtgctttcacactgcactttattccgtttttctgacaatttcttacctggcaatttgcactttttttttttgacccaTCACAAGATGTACAAGCTAGtcccagaaatctagtggaatctagtggaagttcAGTGCTTCCATGatgaataataccagaaataatacgTTTGCAAGgatgggaacctggaaaattgcaggagATTTGCGCTAACAGCctgtcacatgacaggcatccaacTTTGTCTCTGTACCCTTGCTATACCTTTGTGTTTTTAAACTTATTCCTGCCCTTGCATGCTCCCTATTTGCCTTTGTTTGTCTTTGGTGAGCCCTCCTTACATTGTTTTTCTGATGTGTGACTTGGAAGTCTGTTCTTTCccacctcttcccctccccctccccctcccacacgGCTGCTAAAATATCTAAAGGATCTTACCTGCCTTTTTTATCTCATTTGTATTCACTTTTCTCCAGCTAGTTTCCCCTAGCTGATTTCAGATATGAAGCTTCTTGTGTGTGATAATTGTTGAAGATGATTTTCAACTCTTTTTCTATTGTCTTTTAAGCCCTCCTTCGTTAAGCCTTTTTGACTTGATCCAGAGCAGCTTGTATTTTTAAAGTGACCACGTTTTCCCCTTTTCTTCATTGTATTGTTTCTAGCTCTTTCTTTTTGGAGTTTTCGCTTTCTTGCTGTTCTTCTTGCCTTTTTCACCTGATCCTCATCTGGCCAATTTTGGCACTGCAAATAACATCTGCGCAACATGTCACTACATCAGtttctgcagtgtgaaaggaattttagggaTTAGGACAGAAGCGCTaatattttaatccattaaactaatacaATAAGCCCTGTATGTgaaagcagaatggcttgcccttgccccagcaggggctggtcgcctgatAGCTGtacggtagggccccacttatatggcgggttagggaccaggatcctgccataaagtggaaatcaccttaaagcggaacccattgactataatgggtcgtgtCGTGCGAAAATGCCACGACAATGccacaaaaatgccgcaaaagcacaaaatcggctttaaaatggggaatttcccctaattgaaatcagcggaatgccggaaaacggaacaccgtaatgcggggccctactgtattggaacTACTTGCTaatagacagttcctgcacctcTGTTTCCCTCTGTaggtttattttaaactgtttgtttGAAGTGttataaagtggccctttgttcaatccAGCTTGCTGTTTccatgtattatttcaaccctccGCTGCAATTAATTTACTTCCAACCCTGGAAGAAATCTTTTTGTATAGCAGCACTATTATAAGTCTTTGAGATATTTTAATGGATCCATCTCTATAGTATGAAATCTGCACATATCTAAATAGGCATTAGTCCCCATTCCCCACATTATTTTGCAAATTAATTATATTTTGTCTACTCATTTCATACTCATCCTTACTAAGGTGGCAAACCTATGGATGCTTACCtagaggtaagccccattgaacccaaaagGACTTAAAAATAAACATGTATAGACTTATATTCTAAATAGTATGTAAGAGCACAAAGGAAGTAGACTCAATATGAATCTAGATTTAATTAATAGTTTTGacatgtttctttttctttctttcctttttaaagaaaactcaAGTTTATATTCCTGCATGATTAAAGTAAAGCATAATCTTCCTTAACAACATTGGTGCCTTTTGTTTAatatggggagagggctgttgctgtCACACTTCCAGAGAAACAACCATACATATTATACATTATTCTTTCCTATTAGAAAAAGCAAGTggataaaaaatgcattatatacatTCTATGATAATGTTCAAGTGTCCAAATTGCTCCTCTGTCatactgtgggtttttttaaaaaaagaaataaaaacttgAGCTCTTAGTGTAACATCTGACTTAGTCATGCTTTGTATAGACCTATTGGAATCAATGACACTTAAGTGAGATGtgattcagtgggtctactttaagCATGACTAAGCTGGGATTCAACCATAAATTGATACTgaatattatttacaaaaatgctcACCTGTCTGATATTGATCCTCTTGGAGAAAGTAGGTGTGTGCATGTCTGAGTCTGGTCTTTATTTACAGGAGCTTGCCTTATGAAAAGGAGACTGAATCATCTCTGATCCCAATAGTGTTTCATGAAATTACATCATAGTTGCACCTTGATGATATCCAGAGCCTAATCTACAATGTTAATTCATCAGAAGCATGACACAGTATCTTTCCTGTGAGGTAATTCCCCTCTGCATTGGCTGCTTTGATCCCTAGACTCAGATATGTAAGACATGTGTATGATAAGTAACTCTCTAATAAATAAAagatatagctcagtggcagagcttggaaaagttgcttttttaaactacaactccaatcaggcccagccagcatggccactggattaggttgatgggagttgtagttcaaaaaagtaatttttccaagctctgctcattggGAGATTTATATGTATGCACAGTATGCAGTGTGACTGAGAAGCCCCCAAATTGTTAGTATACATATTTAATTCAATGGCACAGTTTGAGTAAAAAGATGGCAAGGATTTCATGCATGAATTTTTCTACCTTAGGAGATTcttgcctccccctcccatcacatctcccactttcttttttttagtcAGCAGTTTCATCATCATTGGCCTAATTTTACCTCCTGTTATCAGTAATGATGTCTCTGGAGGCTTCTCTCCTTCAAGGAGCTTTTTGCCCACCTCCCATCACATCTCTCACAATTTTGTTTGTGTGTCAGCAGCTTCATCATCACTGGCATGAATTTACCTCCTTTTTTCAGTAATGGTGCCTCTGGAGGCTTCTCTCCTTCAAGGAGCTTTTTGCCCACCTCCCATCACATCTCTCACAATTTTGTTTGTGTGTCAGCAGCTTCATCATCACTGGCATGAATTTACCTCCTTTTTTCAGTAATGATGTCTCTGGAGGCTTCTCTCCTTCAAGGAGCTTTTTGCCCACCTCCCATCACATCTCTCACAATTTTGTTTGTGTGTCAGCAGCTTCATCATCACTGGCATGAATTTACCTCCTTTTTTCAGTAATGATGCCTCTGGAGGCTTTTTCACAAACTGCATTTGTGTGCTTGTGTGCagtgggttgccaggttcatggcctgagactgatcttgtatctttaggagaacataagaacataagaagagcctgctggatcacgccaatggcccatatagtccagcatcctgttctcacagtggccaaccaggtgcctgggggaagctcacgagcaggacctgagtgcaagaacactctccccccctgaggcttctggcaactggttttcagaaacatactgcctctgactagggtggcagagcacagccatcatggctagtagccattgatagccctgtcctccatgaattggtctaatcctcttttaaagccatccaagctggtggccattactgtgtcttgtgggagcaaattccatagtttaactacgcgctgagtaaagaagtacttccttctttctgtcctgaatcttccatcattcagtttctttgaatgtccacgagttctagtattgtgagagagtgagaaaaacttttctttatccactttctcaatgccatgcataattttatacacttctatcatgtctcctctgactctccttttctctaaactaaaaagcctcaaatgctgcaacctttcctcataaagtagtcgctccatccccttgatcattctggttgccctcttctgaaccttttccaactctataatatcctttttgagatgaggcgaccagaactgtacacagtattccaaatgcggcacaccatatatttatacaatggcattatgatatcggcttttttattttcaatacctttcctaattatccctagcattgaatttgcctttttcacagctgccgcacactgggtcaacattttcaatgtgctgtccactacaaccccaaggtctgtcttctggtcggtcaccgccagttcagaccccatgagcgtatatgtgacattaagattttttgctccaatatgcataattttacacttgtttatattgaattgcatttgccattttcccgcccattcactcactttggagaggtctttttggagctcttcgcaatccctttttgttttaacaagcctgaacaatttagtatcatcagcaaacttgaccacttcactgctcactcctaattctaggtcattaatgaacaagttgaaaagtacaggtcccaataccgatccttgagggactccactttctacagccctccactgggagaactgtccatttattcctactctctgctttcatgGCTGGAACAcgtgcagccagtctatgtccgggtagttgaagtcccccattactaccacatttcctagtttggatgcttcctcaatttcatatctcatctcaaggtcccCCTCAACATTTTGATCagagggacgatagatcattcccagtattaaatccctcctggggcatggtatcaccacccacaacgattatgtggaggagtccgcctcttttgtggtttcaagcttgctggattcaatgccttctttcaagtATAGAGcgacactgtgacgcccttccctggctctccctgtcaggttcctacctgctcgtggctactgcctgtcactaggcaccaccagggactccaacagtccggactgtccttttttatggtttctctctctgctctagcatagacctcaccagatccccctgctaggcagcaccaccagtcacgtcctataaccagtatccccagagactctgcctgagtctctctcaatcaggttacctctgtgactgcgtgcttaagctgtcccctacccccttgtatcactgcagataactcataactctagatacttatgaatgttataatcttctcttcaccgctgccaccatttgttactgtttcccttcagccttgatcattaccttaccctcccttctggtctgtgaaaccccagctaaggatcaggcctttggtaaaccaaatatagtttttattaaataacagataacaagattacttttctaatggtacttaagcatatggtttcatctatttctgtgatacttgacttatcatgaactagaactctcactctctctttctccacacgctcctgacatccacctccaaacaccaccaaacacttctcaaacaacccagcaacgtccacccagattcaccacagattctccacccagattcaactgtcattcttccatttatactcccagccattcaaacgctcagccaatcatccagcattctactgctcatttactccccctcctctttcattccacttaccatgtatcttctatacaaacagtacttaccatatatacattaatacagaaaCATCACAgacaccaccaccaatacgtccttccctgtccttccgatatagtctatatccagggataaccgtatcccactggttttctccattccaccaggtctccgttatgctcactatatcagtgctctcctctaagaccaagcactccagttctcccatcttggttcagaggcttctagcattaacatacagacacttgtaagcagtgtctctcttcaagtttctttggcacttttggtttggcctgtggtaattttgcccttctgaattgatatcctgtgccccctgctctcacaatgcctacttctaggcctaccccttctaaaatttcatcatttctttggtctttatcctggggggaggtttattctgaaccagaccttcctcagctcctgtggggtttcccccctcagtcagggGTTCCCCCCTtcaaagaagagaaagtcagccaagtgcaggtgttcttgcaacattgtaatgagaacaaccacaaggtggaattcttccttccctctgcacaacttttaaagatatagaagacctcttggaggccaggcctggcaaccaagaggtattctgtatttaaaagttgtgcagggcgaagggagaattccactttgtggtgtTTCCTCATtatagcgttgcaagaacacctgcacttggctgactttctcttctcctaaagatacaagatcagtctcaggccatgaacctggcaaccctagtgtgcacCTTAGTTTTTTTAAGGGTGTATGCAGTGTAATGTATAAATGAAACAGATATgtgggaagagaaaaagaagtcaccACATTTTTAGAGCAGAGAGAGCATTTTAAATTTTGATTCATTGCGGAGGGTAACAGTCACAACATGGCtgtggggtgtggcataacacaaaatggcataacacaaagggagggtgggtttgatcatttgcatactttttgagttcaatgggatttatttctgtgcaatcatgtttgaaaatggaaatggactgccttcacgtattcagaggtggctttaccattgctgtcctctgaggctgagaggcagtgactggctcaaggtcacccagtgagccatatggctgtgtggagattcgaaccctgctctcccaggtcatagtccaacacagagccgagggaggagcagggaggggagggtgaggggagaagattgggtgggcaggcacctggcagaggggaagcccctttcctttccaaaaggaaaacattgtgaacagcatcattgcttttcagggttttccccacctttttattctacagcaggcacatgtagcctcccacccaaatttaaaccaaagctgtccctggccacatccacaccaggcctttattttactttggacattcatggcttctctcaatgaatcctgggaagtgtagttagtgaagtgtgctgagagttgcttggagatgccctgtttctctcacagaacttcaatcaaagtggctgactgttaaaccagtttggccactggagctctctcagtggaacaggagtctcctctcagcacccttcacaaactacacttctcaggattctctgagggaagccatcactgtctcaagtgagatcaaagtctggtgtgggtgtggccccctgattaggcaaggccagcagctgtgagtctggcttttagaacactgacagttggttcttactgagcatgccctacgttatcatagggttccaggcaaaatttcataaattgattgaaaatcatccaggcattattttaacttttaaactgcagaagatgaaggtcagagtatggggcaaggtcagtatcaggattacaggtaatctgtgaacatggctgattttcaatgaatttcaacagattacaaaaactctgacagaaaaaaaatccaaaagggctctcatattttttcctctcctttgacactttgaactctggattctctctgtctattttgtgtatcgccatgaaaattgagagggttattaagcaagtgtttctgagttcaggactataagtttggtaaggttttgttttgaaatgagcttacgggaagcatcagaatggcatgggggtattttcaatttaacatt belongs to Rhineura floridana isolate rRhiFlo1 chromosome 11, rRhiFlo1.hap2, whole genome shotgun sequence and includes:
- the LOC133366129 gene encoding olfactory receptor 14A16-like, which translates into the protein MANQSTPTEFILMGFSDEQDVQILHSVMFLFIYITALVGNVLIITAVALDHHLHSPMYFFLVNLAVIDICQISFTVPKSIAVSLTNNKLISFAGCVTQVFLIITFLGAEIAVLTVMAYDRYVAICHPLQYRLIMNWYACIQMAAVSWMSTVIHAVLETTMTFKLSFCGTNVIGQFFCNVPQLQKISCSDTKANEIVAYVIGITVNSFCFGFIFVSYGYIFSVVLRIPSVQGRYKAFSTCTPHLTVFSLFLVTVLFSYLRPKSLSSPTVDLVSAVLYTVLPPVLNPIIYSFRNKDIQHAVWIIPKNLKGLIA